One genomic window of Saccopteryx bilineata isolate mSacBil1 chromosome 4, mSacBil1_pri_phased_curated, whole genome shotgun sequence includes the following:
- the HBQ1 gene encoding hemoglobin subunit theta-1 produces the protein MELSPADRALLRALWRKLGNNVGVYTTEALERTFLAFPSTKIYFLHLDLRPGSAQVKAHGQKVADALTLAVDHLDDLPGALSALSDLHMNKLQVDPVNFKLLSHCLLVTLARHYPGDFSPALQASLDKFLSHVILALVSNYH, from the exons ATGGAACTGTCGCCAGCGGACAGGGCGTTACTGCGCGCACTTTGGAGAAAGCTAGGTAACAACGTCGGTGTCTACACGACGGAGGCCCTGGAGAG GACCTTCCTGGCCTTCCCCTCCACCAAGATATACTTCCTCCACCTGGACCTGCGCCCCGGCTCCGCCCAAGTCAAAGCCCACGGCCAGAAGGTGGCCGACGCTCTGACCCTGGCTGTGGATCACCTGGACGACCTGCCAGGTGCCCTGTCGGCCCTGAGCGACCTGCACATGAACAAGCTGCAGGTGGACCCCGTCAACTTCAAG CTCCTGAGCCACTGCCTGCTGGTGACCCTCGCCCGGCACTACCCCGGAGACTTCAGTCCCGCCCTGCAGGCCTCGCTGGACAAGTTTCTGAGCCACGTGATTTTGGCGCTGGTCTCCAACTATCACTAA